One stretch of Roseibium sp. HPY-6 DNA includes these proteins:
- a CDS encoding VOC family protein: protein MDRPRIAGILETAVYVDDMAVAHAFYADCLGLKRMVAGERLYAYDAGPGQALLVFHRGHTGDDVETPGGTVPGHDTTGRSHFAFRIDVEQLQPWRDYLARSGVEITSEVVWPAGGTSVYFNDPDGNVLELAAPPLWPNFLA, encoded by the coding sequence ATGGACAGACCCAGAATCGCCGGCATCCTGGAAACAGCGGTTTATGTTGACGACATGGCCGTTGCTCATGCGTTTTATGCAGATTGTCTTGGGCTCAAACGCATGGTGGCGGGAGAGCGCCTGTATGCCTACGACGCCGGCCCTGGACAGGCGCTGCTTGTCTTTCATCGTGGCCACACCGGCGATGATGTCGAGACGCCCGGCGGTACCGTGCCCGGACACGACACTACAGGGCGCAGTCATTTTGCTTTTCGAATTGACGTCGAGCAGTTGCAGCCCTGGCGCGACTATCTGGCAAGGAGCGGCGTCGAGATCACGAGCGAAGTCGTTTGGCCCGCAGGAGGCACAAGCGTCTATTTCAACGACCCGGACGGAAACGTTCTGGAATTGGCTGCACCGCCGCTCTGGCCGAATTTTTTAGCCTGA